DNA sequence from the Streptomyces sp. HUAS 15-9 genome:
GACCCGGGAGGTCGTCGACGCCATGAACGCCGACTTCTCGGTCCCCCTCAAGCAGCTCAAGGTGGACGGCGGCATGACGGCGGACAACCTGCTCATGCAGTTCGTCGCCGACGTCCTCGACGTGCCCGTGGTGCGGCCCATGGTCGCCGAAACGGTCTCCCTCGGCGCCGCCTACGCCGCCGGGCTGGCCGCCGGCTACTGGTCGGACCTCGAGGTCCTGCGCCGCCACTGGCACCGGGCCGCCCAGTGGCTGCCGGACATGGACCCCGAGCGCAGGGAACGGGAGTACGCGGACTGGAAGCGGGCCGTCGAGCGCTCGCTGGGCTGGGTCAGATCCTCGGAGTCGCCTTGACCGGGGAACTCCGGTCCGCCGGAGGCCCGTACACCTGGAGTCGCTTGCGTCCTACAGGTGTACGGGCTCTGCCGACCGGCCGGCATGGGGCCGGCACCCGGTGTCAGCGCTTGGTGTAGATGAAGCCGACCTTGTCGAGCTCGTCGCCCGAACGTCCGTGGAAGCCGGCGATCTGCCAGCCGGACGGTGCCGTACGGGTCACGCAGTCCGAGGTGGTCGTACCGCCTGCGAGGGTGCGGCCCAGGTTGGTGGTGAACCTGGCGTAGAAGATCCGGGTGTGACTGTCCTTCACGCCTTCGCACAGGTAGGCGGTCGTCACATATTCGCCGCTGCCCAGAGTCAGTGAGGACGCCGTGCCGCCGGTTCCGCCATGGGTGAGTGTGGTGCCGTTGCTCAGGGTGAGGCCCACCTGGTCGACCCGGGACCCGGAGCGCAGCGAGACGGTGGTGGCGCGGGCGCCTGCGGGGACCTTGTCGATGTCCTGGTAGTGGTCGCCGTGCGGACCGCCGAACTGGTCGCTGAGCTGGAAGTCCGGGTTCTGCGACCAGGAGAAGCCGACCGTGACCGGGTCGTGGTCCGAGAGCATGAGCCCGTCGGAGGTCAGGAACTTGGCGTGCTCGTTGTCGTACGAGGTGGCGTTCAGCGTGACGAGCCTGCTTCCGCGGTACAGGACCTTGTCCACGACCTCGCAGGTGTTCGGCACGGTGGCCCCCGTCTGGTCGCAGACCAGCGCGTCACTGCCCTTGGCCGGCGGTGTGCCGCCGCGGATCAGCCGTACCCAGGCGTCGGTCAGCCCGTTGGCCGCGGCGAACTCGGCGATGGTGTCGCCGGTGCGGGTGTAGCGGGTGTTGGTGTCGCCCATCACCACGACCGCGTTGCCCGCCGAGTGCGACTGGATGAACGACGTGAGCTGGTTCAGGTTGTCCGCGCGCGAGGCCAGGTCACCATCGTTCGTGCCCGCGTTGGTGTGCAGGTTGTAGAAGTCGACGTACACGCCCTCGGCGAGGCGTTCACGCATGAAGGTGAACCCCTTCGGCGTGAGGCAGTCGCCGGAGTCGAGCTGGCAGGAGTTCCACTTCACGCGCTCGAAGTCGTCAGTGTCCCAGGCGTAGTCGGAGACGGTGTTGAGCCCACTGCCGATGCCCGCGCCGCCGCTGGTGGCGGTGCGGTAGGGGTGGGTGTCCGTGGAGTACAGGTACGCGTGGTAGTTGAAGTCCTCCTGGACGTTGACGATGTCGTACGGTGCGATGCGGCGGCCGATCTCCGTCGTGCTGGTGTCGCGCGGTGTCGACGCGCTGGACAGGGATTCCGGAAGGCCGGCGACGTTGTACGTGAGCACGCTGAACGTGCCCGAGCCGGCAGCCGCGGCCGGCGTGGCCGCCGCCGTTAGCCCGCCGAGGGCGGTGACCGCGGCCGCCAGAGAGGCGACGAGTCTGCGCATGGGGGTTCTCCTACGGGGAGGTGGACCGATCCGGGGTGGAACCGATTGGAGTGTGAGCATGTCAAAACCTAGCGGCAAACGCTTTCTGCGCACCCTCTTCGCGTCCGTCCGATCGGGGAATTCCATGTGACGAGGAGTGGATCAACTACCGTTTGGGGGCGGTTGGTTCAGCTATAGGCGTCTGGAAAGGGCTTGTACAAGCGGCCACTTGCGGAAGCCGGCGCTTGCCCGCTATCGGCCCCGCCGGCGCTTCGGGAGGGCCGTCCGTCCCACCGTCGCCGCCAGTTTGCGCAGCCGCCGCCACTCCAGGGGCGGTGTGACCGCGGGGACGCCGGGCCGGGTGCGGGGGACTCGGACCCGCAGGGCGCCGGGCCGGATGCGGCAGTCGACAGGTGTGGGCAGCACCAGGGCCTCGCCGTCCACGCCGGCCTCGACATCCCCTTTGTCGCAGTCGACGACGACCTGCCGGGCGGTGACCGCGGTGAGCCCCTCGGCATTGCGTCCGCGCAGCAGTCCGGCAGCCTGGGCGGCGCTCTCCACCTTGACGCCGAGCACCCCGAGCACGCCCAGGTCCATCCGCTCCCGATAGCCGAGGCCCGCCACGTCGTCCATGCGGTAGGGGTTGTTGCTGACCAGGACGGCCTGGGGCGTGTCGATGACGAGGTCGGGGCCGCCGGTGCCCGCGACGCGCGCGGTGAGCCGCGGCCCACGCTCGTGGGTGAGCAGTTCGGGCAGCAGATCCAGGGTCGTGCGCACCTTGTCGTCCCGGTACGCGGGGCTCTGCACGACCGCCGCGTACGCCCCGAACGACGCGTTGTTCACGAAGGGGTGGTCGCCCGCGAAGCCGAGGTCGACCCGGACCTCGACCCCGTCGCGAAGCGCGTCCAGGCATCCCGAGGGGTCGGCGCGATCGAGCCCGAGGTCCATGGCGAAGTGGTTGCGGGTTCCGGCGGAGATCACCAGGAACGGTACGTCGTGCTCCGCCGCGACGGCCGCGACCCGCGCCTGCGTCCCGTCCCCGCCCGCGACTCCGAGCAGATCGGCGCCTTCCGCGAGGGCGGCACGGGCCAGCGCGACGACGTCTTCGGGCCCGTCCGCCCGGCCGGAGCCGAGCAGATGCACACGGGCTCCGAGCTCCTCGGCCTTCGCCTTCAGCCCGAACCGCTCGACCTTCCCGCCCCCGGACCTCGGGTTCATGATCAGATACGGCCGTGCGGGAGGCGGCGTCTCGTACTCGACGACCCGTACGACATGCGACCGCGTGCCGCTGAGCGCGACCTGCCCGGTCCATACGGCCAGTACCCACAGGGCCAGCAGCAGGACGGGCAACCACAGCAGCCGCGCCACGGCGAAGAGCGCGATCGCGGTGGCGGGCGCGGCGACCGCGAGCACTCCGGCGGCGGCCCTGCGCCAACCCCGCCGGGTGAGCGTCCACCACAGTGCCGCCAGACTCACGGCGATCGACAGGCCCCCGACCAGCACGAGCACCACCCCGGCGGAGGACGCGGTACCGAGCGGTGCGAGCAGGGCCAGCCCGGCGAACGTCAACGACGCGCGCGCCGCCCACCGTTGCCGCGCGTGCGCCCGCTCGTCCAGCCCCGAGCCCATACGTGGACCGCCTCCAGAACCCGCGCCCTTGTCCTCCACGTCCTGCTCCGCCTTTCCGGTGAGTTCAGGAGTCGGCGTCCTCGTCGCGCTCGTTCCGTGCCACGCGTTCGAAGTCCTCCCAGGCCTGCCGCTGGATCTCCTCGCCGTCCGCGAGCAGCTCCTCCAGGGGCGCTGCCTCGCCGGCCGGCGGAGTGAGTGCCTGCGTGAGTGTGTCGTAGAGGTACGCGCAGGCGTCGGTCTCGGTGGCGAATCGCCGTACGACACTGTCCTGGGAACGCTCGCTCAGGCCGACGGTCCAGGCGTCCGCCGTACGACGCAGAAAGTAATGGGCGTCGGGCCGGGCCGGTGGGGCGGGGACACCGGCAATCTCGTAGAACGCCTCGGGAACGCCCGCCTCGCGGAGTCTTTCGACGAGTTCTGCTCTGTCCATCGGGTCGGCCGGTCCTGTCCGTGGTCCCCTGGTGGTCTCCGGCTCCGCCGCCCGAGACCACCCAGGTTCTGCCGGGGTCAGGTTACCGGCAGCTCTTCCAGGTCCTTCGACACGACGAGCTGGGGGATCGGCTTGTCCGTCAGATACTGGAGCCCCAGGCCGGGCTGGCCGAACCAGGGCCTGATCGGGCCCGCGTGCACGGTGAACGACTTGAGGACCCGGTAGAGGTGATAGCCGTAGGGGTGCGCGGGGTCGAAGGTGTCGAGGTTGCTCGGCGGAATCGCG
Encoded proteins:
- a CDS encoding jacalin-like lectin, yielding MRRLVASLAAAVTALGGLTAAATPAAAAGSGTFSVLTYNVAGLPESLSSASTPRDTSTTEIGRRIAPYDIVNVQEDFNYHAYLYSTDTHPYRTATSGGAGIGSGLNTVSDYAWDTDDFERVKWNSCQLDSGDCLTPKGFTFMRERLAEGVYVDFYNLHTNAGTNDGDLASRADNLNQLTSFIQSHSAGNAVVVMGDTNTRYTRTGDTIAEFAAANGLTDAWVRLIRGGTPPAKGSDALVCDQTGATVPNTCEVVDKVLYRGSRLVTLNATSYDNEHAKFLTSDGLMLSDHDPVTVGFSWSQNPDFQLSDQFGGPHGDHYQDIDKVPAGARATTVSLRSGSRVDQVGLTLSNGTTLTHGGTGGTASSLTLGSGEYVTTAYLCEGVKDSHTRIFYARFTTNLGRTLAGGTTTSDCVTRTAPSGWQIAGFHGRSGDELDKVGFIYTKR
- a CDS encoding diacylglycerol/lipid kinase family protein, which encodes MGSGLDERAHARQRWAARASLTFAGLALLAPLGTASSAGVVLVLVGGLSIAVSLAALWWTLTRRGWRRAAAGVLAVAAPATAIALFAVARLLWLPVLLLALWVLAVWTGQVALSGTRSHVVRVVEYETPPPARPYLIMNPRSGGGKVERFGLKAKAEELGARVHLLGSGRADGPEDVVALARAALAEGADLLGVAGGDGTQARVAAVAAEHDVPFLVISAGTRNHFAMDLGLDRADPSGCLDALRDGVEVRVDLGFAGDHPFVNNASFGAYAAVVQSPAYRDDKVRTTLDLLPELLTHERGPRLTARVAGTGGPDLVIDTPQAVLVSNNPYRMDDVAGLGYRERMDLGVLGVLGVKVESAAQAAGLLRGRNAEGLTAVTARQVVVDCDKGDVEAGVDGEALVLPTPVDCRIRPGALRVRVPRTRPGVPAVTPPLEWRRLRKLAATVGRTALPKRRRGR